The Carassius carassius chromosome 16, fCarCar2.1, whole genome shotgun sequence genome window below encodes:
- the LOC132159129 gene encoding MICOS complex subunit MIC13-like, translating into MAAKILPVAKFATKLTLAGGALYVAYDSGLLGDGKEGSVALGRVKDAFPPAVEEWMKYFGFELPATPKIEFSPLDAWNSGVQKSFHALSVAPSTASDYTKQALQYVKDLTK; encoded by the exons ATGGCTGCAAAAATTTTGCCTGTAGCCAA GTTTGCAACAAAACTTACCCTTGCAGGTGGCGCCCTTTATGTTGCCTATGATTCAGGGCTTCTTGGAGATGGTAAAGAGGGATCTGTCGCCTTGGGACGAGTTAAAGATGCCTTCCCACCTGCTGTGGAGGAGTGGATGAAGTATTTCGGCTTCGAG ctTCCTGCCACGCCCAAAATTGAGTTCTCACCACTGGATGCATGGAACTCAg GGGTCCAGAAGTCTTTCCATGCCCTATCAGTCGCCCCGTCCACAGCTAGTGACTACACCAAACAAGCCCTCCAGTACGTTAAAGACCTCACAAAATGA
- the hsd11b1la gene encoding hydroxysteroid 11-beta-dehydrogenase 1-like protein — protein sequence MNLYAKLLLGSICVAFIALRWSAPSFNKESLKGARVLVTGASTGIGEQLAYHYARLGAQLVITARRENVLKQVVSKCLEMGAQRALFIPADMASASDAESVVQYAIEQLGGLDYLVLNHIGPSPYRMWDGDVEHTRWLLEVNFLSYAQMTQKALPTLEKSNGSIVVVSSLLGKICGPFALPYAATKFAVNGFFGGLQHELAMQKSNVSITICTLGLIDTDSAMEKIKGYINMTAYPAQEAAWNIIEAGASRQSETFYPWYTFYACLFRDWFPYFRDQAIQNSYTYNPQVNEDPVTGS from the exons ATGAATCTTTATGCCAAGTTGTTGCTGGGCAGCATATGCGTTGCTTTCATTGCGCTTCGATGGAGTGCTCCGTCATTTAATAAGG AGTCCTTGAAAGGTGCCAGAGTGCTGGTGACTGGTGCCAGTACTGGCATCGGCGAGCAGTTGGCGTACCACTATGCCCGTTTAGGAGCCCAACTCGTTATCACGGCGAGGAGAGAAAATGTCCTAAAACAA GTTGTGAGTAAGTGCTTGGAAATGGGGGCTCAACGGGCCTTGTTCATCCCTGCGGACATGGCGAGCGCCTCCGATGCTGAAAGCGTGGTGCAGTATGCCATCGAACAGCTTGGGGGTCTGGATTACCTGGTTCTGAACCACATCGGGCCCAGTCCATACAGAATGTGGGATGGAGACGTGGAGCACACACGATGGCTGCTAGAG GTGAATTTTCTTAGTTATGCACAGATGACTCAGAAAGCTTTGCCTACTCTTGAAAAGAGTAACGGATCAATAGTTGTTGTTTCTTCCCTACTAG GAAAAATATGCGGCCCCTTTGCTTTGCCGTATGCCGCAACAAAGTTTGCAGTCAACGGTTTCTTTGGAGGCCTGCAGCATGAGCTAGCTATGCAAAAAAGCAATGTGTCCATAACCATCTGCACACTCGGCCTGATCGACACAGATAGCGCCATGGAGAAAATCAA AGGTTACATCAATATGACTGCCTACCCTGCACAAGAGGCCGCCTGGAACATTATCGAAGCTGGAGCGTCTCGACAATCTGAGACCTTTTACCCTTGGTACACCTTCTACGCCTGTCTCTTCAGAGACTGGTTCCCCTACTTTAGGGATCAAGCGATTCAAAACTCCTACACATATAATCCACAAGTTAATGAGGACCCAGTTACTGGAAGCTGA
- the LOC132159860 gene encoding granzyme K-like gives MTGFTAILFATAVTTLHITVVAGDDIINGKKALKNSLQYMVSVQKNKKHLCGGFLIYPQYVLTAAHCASEEMTVVVGDHNISPSKNLKRFDVVRQFIPKTFKYFKMGDDIMLLKISRKVVLGGKVKTVKIPHQHYSVKSNTQCLVAGWGSTKQRKVVNDLLALNVTTVDIRDCKDAWKKYKENITQLPPNVICAGGYKQNSGVCLGDSGGPLVCNSVAVGIVSFNIKECKYPDVPNIYTEVWKHARWIKAMMKKK, from the exons ATGACAGGCTTCACTGCGATTCTTTTTGCTACAGCTGTGACTACACTGCACATCACAG TTGTGGCTGGAGATGACATAATCAATGggaaaaaagctttaaaaaattcCTTGCAATACATGGTCTCagtgcagaaaaataaaaaacatctatGTGGAGGATTTCTGATATATCCTCAATATGTGCTCACAGCTGCACACTGTGCAAG TGAAGAGATGACAGTCGTTGTTGGCGACCATAATATTTCTCCAAGCAAAAATCTAAAAAGATTTGATGTTGTTCGCCAATTTAtaccaaaaacatttaaatactttaaGATGGGAGATGACATCATGCTTCTTAAG ATTTCCAGGAAAGTAGTTTTGGGAGGAAAGGTGAAGACGGTGAAAATCCCACATCAGCATTACAGTGTTAAAAGCAATACCCAGTGCTTGGTTGCTGGATGGGGTTCCACTAAACAGCGTAAAGTTGTTAATGACCTTTTGGCCTTGAATGTAACAACTGTTGACATCCGGGACTGCAAGGATGCATGGaagaaatacaaagaaaacatCACACAACTTCCACCAAACGTCATCTGTGCTGGAGGATATAAACAGAACAGTGGAGTGTGCTTG GGCGATTCTGGAGGCCCATTGGTGTGCAATTCAGTGGCAGTGGGCATTGTTTCCTTCAACATAAAGGAGTGTAAATATCCTGATGTACCgaatatttacactgaagtttGGAAACATGCACGTTGGATCAAAGCaatgatgaagaaaaaataa